Proteins from one Triticum aestivum cultivar Chinese Spring chromosome 7A, IWGSC CS RefSeq v2.1, whole genome shotgun sequence genomic window:
- the LOC123153812 gene encoding uncharacterized protein, producing PPPTPSQNERNGTNPIAMAAAAAAAARSRATAAAAWARLLSHRHVAAAGASGSLPHLAGPQIAPQRRHFAFSSVSPGAGSGGRDKEPLFTEQTVYDLLFQLERERQKEREDRRKAGAGGGGEKGDEGEEEEEEDFMGVKPLIEKLERRNAKEANLPDESFLEPSDSESDEDDERFSSDSIRRRVDEFDRKCKRQSELLRSFAEAETLDDAHKIMTKIDKFEQRHLSLPLEYRVIGDMMNRLKDSTGKERFILLQKLNRAVRLMECKEAYDPSNPANFGLIQHQQVDSPDDVIDNAGFDKEKQMIQGESLDDEDEEFNEDKEKDDMLIEKLNAIEKKIEDKLADLDHTFGKKGRVLEEEIKDLVEERNSLTDKKRRPMYRKGFDVKVIDVNRTCKVTKGGQIAKYTALLATGNYHGVVGFAKAKGPTAKIAIQRAYEKCFQNLHYMERYEEHTIAHAIQAKYEKTKIYLWPGPMRSGMCAAGRTVETVMYLAGFSNVKSKIIGSRSPLNVIKALFIALNAIETPKDVEEKFGRTVVESYLL from the exons CCTCCTCCTACCCCCTCGCAGAACGAACGGAACGGAACAAAccccatcgccatggccgccgccgccgccgccgccgcgaggtcgcgcgccaccgccgccgccgcgtggGCTCGCCTGCTCTCCCACCgccacgtcgccgccgccggcgcgtCCGGATCGCTGCCCCACCTGGCAGGCCCGCAGATCGCGCCCCAGCGCCGCCACTTCGCCTTCTCCTCCGTCTCCCCCGGCGCCGGCAGCGGGGGCAGGGACAAGGAGCCGCTGTTCACCGAGCAGACCGTCTACGACCTGCTGTTCCAGCTGGAGCGGGAGCGGCAGAAGGAACGCGAGGATCGGCGCAAGgccggggccggcggcggcggcgagaagggggacgagggggaggaggaggaggaggaggacttcaTGGGCGTGAAGCCGCTGATCGAGAAGCTGGAGCGGCGGAACGCCAAGGAGGCCAACCTCCCCGACGAGTCCTTCCTGGAGCCCAGCGACTCCGAGTCCGACGAGGACGACGAGCGCTTCTCCTCCGACTCCATCCGCCGCCGCGTCGACGAGTTCGACCGCAAGTGCAAGCGCCAATCCGAGCTCCTCCGCTCCTTCGCCGAGGCCG AGACCCTTGATGATGCTCACAAGATCATGACGAAGATCGACAAGTTCGAGCAGCGCCATCTGAGCCTGCCGCTGGAGTACAGGGTCATCGGGGACATGATGAACCGCCTCAAGGACTCCACGGGGAAAGAGCGCTTCATCCTCCTGCAGAAGCTGAACCGGGCCGTCAGGCTCATGGAGTGCAAGGAGGCATACGACCCCAGCAACCCCGCAAACTTCGGGCTTATCCAGCACCAGCAGGTCGACTCTCCGGACGATGTGATTGATAACGCTGGCTTCGACAAGGAGAAGCAGATGATCCAAGGAGAGAGCCTCGATGACGAGGATGAGGAGTTCAATGAAGACAAGGAGAAGGACGATATGCTCATCGAGAAACTAAATGCTATTGAGAAGAAGATCGAGGACAAATTGGCGGACCTGGATCATACGTTTGGTAAGAAGGGCAGGGTTTTGGAAGAGGAAATAAAGGATCTGGTGGAGGAGAGGAACTCCCTGACGGACAAAAAGAGGAGGCCTATGTACAGAAAA GGTTTTGATGTGAAGGTCATTGATGTTAATCGGACATGCAAAGTTACAAAG GGAGGCCAAATAGCAAAATACACAGCATTGTTGGCAACTggaaactaccatggtgttgtagGTTTTGCAAAAGCTAAAGGTCCAACAGCAAAGATTGCAATACAGAGG GCCTATGAGAAATGCTTCCAGAACCTACATTACATGGAGCGTTATGAGGAGCACACAATTGCTCATGCAATTCAGGCCAAATATGAGAAAACAAAG ATCTACCTCTGGCCCGGACCAATGAGGAGCGGGATGTGCGCCGCCGGCAGGACTGTCGAAACTGTGATGTATCTAGCCGGGTTTAGCAATGTCAAGTCAAAG ATTATCGGATCGAGGAGCCCGCTCAACGTTATCAAGGCTCTCTTCATAGCACTGAATGCC ATTGAAACGCCCAAGGATGTGGAGGAGAAGTTTGGACGGACTGTTGTGGAGTCGTACTTGTTGTAG
- the LOC123149561 gene encoding DNA-directed RNA polymerases II, IV and V subunit 3: protein MERPAAGASYQRFPRVRIRELRDEYAKFELRDTDASMANALRRVMIAEVPTVAIDLVEIESNSSVLTDEFIAHRLGLIPLTSSAAMSAMRFSRDCDACDGDGSCEYCSIEFHLAARATDSGQTLEVTAMDLRSTDPKVCPVDQADAAGDSRQVDRALHYGPLGILIVKLRCGQELRLRAIARKGIGKDHAKWSPAATVTFMYEPDICINEELMETLTLEEKQSWVESSPTKVFDIDPVTQQVTVVDPEAYTYDDEVIKKAEAMGKPGLVEINAKEDSFVFTVETTGAITAYELIMNAITVLRQKLDAIRLQDDDGDLGELDAHLVGG from the exons ATGGAGCGCCCGGCGGCGGGCGCCTCCTACCAGCGGTTCCCGCGCGTGCGGATCCGCGAGCTGAGGGACGAGTACGCCAAGTTCGAGCTCCGCGACACCGACGCGAGCATGGCCAACGCCCTCCGCCGCGTCATGATCGCCGAGGTCCCCACCGTCGCCATCGACCTCGTCGAGATCGAGAGCAACTCCTCCGTGCTCACCGACGAGTTCATCGCGCACCGCCTCGGCCTCATCCCGCTCACctcctccgccgccatgtccgccaTGCGCTTCTCCCGCGACTGCGACGCCTGCGACGGCGACGGCTCCTGCGAGTACTGCTCCATCGAGTTCCacctcgccgcccgcgccaccgACTCCGGCCAGACGCTCGAGGTCACCGCCATGGACCTCCGCTCTACCGACCCCAAGGTCTGCCCCGTCGACCAGGCCGACGCCGCCGGTGACAGCAGGCAAGTCGATCGCGCTCTCCATTACGGCCCATT GGGCATATTAATTGTAAAGCTGCGTTGTGGGCAAGAGCTGCGTCTTCGAGCAATTGCTAGGAAGGGAATTGGAAAGGACCATGCCAAATGGTCTCCAGCTGCTACTGTGACCTTCATGTATGAGCCTGATATATGTATTAATGAAGAGCTCATGGAGACACTTACACTTGAGGAAAAACAAAGCTGGGTGGAGAGCAGCCCTACCAAAGTATTTGACATTGATCCTGTCACCCAACAG GTGACGGTTGTGGATCCGGAGGCATACACATACGACGATGAGGTGATCAAGAAAGCAGAGGCCATGGGGAAGCCAGGACTGGTGGAGATCAACGCCAAGGAGGACAGCTTTGTGTTCACCGTGGAAACGACCGGCGCCATCACGGCTTATGAGTTGATCATGAATGCTATCACGGTCCTGAGGCAGAAGCTGGACGCCATTCGCCTACAAGATGACGACGGCGATCTTGGCGAGCTCGACGCCCACCTTGTTGGAGGCTAA